A part of Sulfurimonas sp. HSL-1716 genomic DNA contains:
- a CDS encoding PAS domain S-box protein yields the protein MLKQYKEAIEKTNIISKTDTDGIITFVNDEFCRISGYSREELIGKNHNIVRHPDVDPSKFKLLWDTIKNKNIYKDTVKNLAKDGSTFYVNTTVIPILDENGDIVEYMAIRYDVTKEVFYKKELQKKEIELEELNRNLEERIEEKTKQLKELNQTLELRVKDEIAKNEAKQQVMFWQSRLASLGQMLANIAHQWRQPLTELNLTLFSIKKASLNDDKESIVRYYDESKRIIKNMSNTIEDFTNFFRPDKEKCYFDLAESINESVHILERIIKQEMINIKLNIDNIEVMGIPNELSQVIINLIKNAKDAFISNSILIREMSISAKKEGKFAVIEVQDNAGGIKEKDPYKIFEPYFTTKHTSQGTGLGLFMSKMICEQGFNGFLDVKTNKNTTTFIIKIPMEQ from the coding sequence ATGTTAAAACAATACAAAGAAGCCATCGAAAAGACAAATATCATCTCTAAAACAGATACGGACGGTATCATCACGTTCGTCAATGACGAGTTTTGCAGGATATCCGGGTACAGCAGAGAAGAGCTGATCGGTAAAAATCACAATATCGTAAGACATCCGGACGTCGACCCTTCAAAGTTCAAGCTTCTTTGGGATACCATAAAAAATAAAAACATATACAAAGATACGGTTAAAAATCTGGCAAAAGACGGCTCCACGTTCTATGTAAATACGACCGTGATCCCCATACTCGACGAAAACGGGGATATAGTGGAGTATATGGCCATCCGCTACGATGTGACAAAAGAGGTCTTTTATAAAAAAGAGCTCCAAAAAAAAGAGATAGAGCTCGAAGAACTCAACAGAAATCTCGAAGAGAGAATCGAAGAGAAAACAAAGCAGCTAAAAGAGCTGAACCAGACGCTGGAGCTACGGGTAAAAGACGAGATAGCAAAGAACGAAGCAAAACAGCAGGTCATGTTCTGGCAGTCGAGGCTGGCGAGTCTGGGGCAGATGCTCGCAAATATAGCGCATCAGTGGAGACAGCCTCTCACCGAGCTGAATCTTACTCTGTTCAGCATTAAAAAAGCTTCTCTCAATGACGACAAAGAGAGCATCGTCAGGTATTACGACGAGAGCAAACGCATTATAAAGAACATGTCCAACACGATCGAAGATTTCACGAACTTTTTTAGACCGGATAAGGAAAAATGTTACTTTGATCTTGCCGAGAGCATAAACGAATCGGTCCATATCCTTGAGCGGATCATAAAACAGGAGATGATAAACATCAAACTGAACATAGACAACATCGAAGTCATGGGGATTCCAAACGAGCTTTCGCAGGTCATCATAAATCTTATAAAAAACGCAAAGGATGCTTTCATCAGCAACTCGATCCTTATAAGAGAGATGAGCATAAGTGCAAAAAAAGAGGGAAAATTTGCGGTTATAGAGGTACAAGACAATGCCGGCGGCATCAAAGAAAAAGACCCGTACAAGATATTTGAACCCTACTTTACCACAAAGCATACGAGCCAGGGAACGGGGCTGGGGCTATTTATGTC